The DNA segment TGGAATAACGGCCGGGACAGTGATGGATTGCTCTGTGTGTTTGTCATATCAGGTGCTCCTGGCACTGTTTTTCCATGGGCTAAAAATACATCCCATAACAGTGGAATAGGTCCCAAGCTGCCCATGGCCGAATTGATGGATCTACTCAACCCTGGAAAGCTCCGGATTCCTTCGGTTTTCATCTTCAGAGGAAGTGTCTGGGCTCCAGCGGTAAAAGATACCGGATTTTTGGCATAAAATAATGAAGTTGTCCATAATAAAAACCCCTGATCTGTATAAATGCATCAGTGAACATTGGATAAATCATGGAATTAttatgggatggtttgggttggaagggactttcaAACCATCCAAttccacgggcagggacaccttccactgtcccagccctgtccactctggccttggacattccagggatccaggggcagccacagctgctctgggaattccagcccagccaggaattcccagttcccagtatcccacctagtcctgccctctggcagtgggagccattccctgtgtcctgtccctccatcccttgtccccagtccctctccagctctcctggagccccttcaggccctggaatgtgctggaaggtctccctgcatccttcccttctccaggggaacattcccagctctgccagcctggctccaaaTTCCAGACGGAATAAATTCTATATCCACCAACATTCCTTGGTCTGGAATTTAGCTCAGTGAAGGGAGAAGATGCCGTCGTTAAAATTCCACCTTGGAGGATTCACGGAATTTTGGGATGAGTAAAACCAACCCTTAATTCCAACACTTGAACTCTAAATAATTCCTGCAACCACCCTTTGACCCCAGAGTTTGGGAATTATGATTCCAGGCTCAGGGAATTGGCTGGAGAAACTTGGAGCCAGCAATAGCTCCAAAAATCCGATTTTGggacaaaattaattaaacctTAAttctggagctggcactgctggattCTTTTCCAGAGGAAAGGGAGGAGTTGCTGTCCCTGGGGCTCCATGGGCTGGAGCAGTTACTCCTGCTGGAATCAATGGGATCCGATCCATTCACGGACACAAACAGGcctgggaggaggagcagctcatTAATGATCATTAATGGGCTCCTGTTAATGAGGCAGCCCAGCTGAACATTGGGATTTTTAGGAGGGGCTCCCAGCTGAATACTGGGATTTTTAAAGTTGGTTCCTAGCTGAATATTGGGATATGTAGAGGGGATTCTCAGCTGAATATTGAGATATTTAGGAGGGGCTTTCATCTGAGTATTGGGATTTTTAGAGGGATTCCCATCTGAATACTGGGATTTTTAAGAGGGGCTCTCAGCCGAATATTGGGATTTTTAGGAGGGGCTTCCATCTGAATATTGTGATTTTTTAAGTGAGTTCCCAACTGAATACCAGGAATGTTAGGGGGGGGATCCCAGCTGAATATTGTGATTTTTAGGGGAGGCTTTCATCCAAatattgggatttttagggaacATCCTTTCATTAAGAGTTaccagccccagcactgcaggatcCAGGAACAGATTCCATTTAGAATAACAAGTACTAAGGAAAACCAGGAAGCTGGAACTGCTCTGTCCCTACAAAGGTTTCCCTTTTTAGCTCCAAATGAACTCTGGGTGCAGATTTCCCTcactggagctgagctgctttAAAAATCAATGGGAATTTGGCCTGACCGTGGAATTGGAATTAACCCCCCTCATCCCAGGATGATTCCCAAAAAAGAAGTGGGAAGCAGACAATTAAAAACCCAGAGCCATCACCCACAGCGCTCCCGGGGTTATCCAGAGGCGCTGGAagctccaggagggttttgAATGAATTTCTCCTGGTTCAGATATCGACCCAAAAACTCCAGAGGGGTTGTGGGATCATCCCAGGCACCTCCAAGGTTGTCTCCCAAAGGATCCGCAGCATTTTGGAGCTTCAGGGGTGAAATCCATGCTTGGATTTCTCTTCCCAGCCTgcattcctgcagcagctggccCTGGGATGCAGGGGGGAGTTGGGCGGGTTTATTCCCAGGAGAagtttttttcctgggattttctgatttttcctgggatttcacACACTGAGGGGTGTGCGGCTTCAAGctgtgccctggagctgctggggctaGGATTCATTCCATAAAAATGATGTCATGACTGCGGAGACGGGGAATTAGGAATTCAGGAAGCTTGAGGTGAGAACATTCCAACCCTGACTCTGAGAAAGTGACACTGGAGTTTTGTATCGCTGCACTCCAGGAGAATTCCAAATATTCCATGGGGGACCTGTTCTGAGTGGGGCTGCAGGGAATCTGTGGGTGATGTTCACTCCAAAACAgcccagaaaccccaaaacttgTTGATCCCACAGATTCTTCCTGCAGCTTTCCGGGTGTATTCCTAAATAATCCATGGGAGCAACTGGAGAAATCTCTGTTCCCCATGGGTTTCCTGCTCCCCCGTCACCCCAAAAATGTGGGATTGAGGTGATCCCAGAGTCCGAGAGGttcttcctccccttccctctccccatgCATGGGCAGGTGATGAATATCCCATCTGTTCTCTGTGccaattcccaaatcccatggaTGTGCTGGATCCCAACATCTCCACATCACCCAAGGGAAAACCCTTCCCCCAACACTTCCCTGCCTAAAATGAGGGATATTTTTAGAGATTAGAGCCACAAACACTGGATTAGAGTGGGGGCACCGGGCAAGGAGGGATTTCGGATTGAGGCTGAAAATTGCACAGTTTTAGGTCAGAACCAGGAATTTGCCTTGGCATGGAATTCTGGCGCTGGGAAAAGCTGTGGTTGCGGGCAAAGGTTAATTAAAATGTGTTCCCTGTAATTAGTAAAGGATTCCTGATGAATTAACTCCCAAAAAGTGCCCAAGCATTCCAGGATTCGGGAATGCTCTCCACAACACCACAAAGTGTTCCAGTTAAACAGCTGGAAATGCTTTGGAATGACTGAAACCTCATTATAACTGTGCTGTCCTAAAACTCCTCTTTTCCTAAGGTTCCCCTGGCACTAAAGGGTAAAAAAGGGGACTTCTGGATAAATTTCTCCAGGCGGTTCGGCCGCGATGCCTCGGGAACATTTCTGCCCTGCGATTCCCGACCCAGGGTGTGTTTGTTCCCGGGAGAACGGGCAGATCTGTTCTTTGTCTTTCCCGAAACGTGGCTGGAAATGAATGCCGAGATTCCTGCCGGGCTCAGGGAATTGATTCCATGGGGATGCTCTGTATTGGCTCAGCCTCTCCCACCAGTGCCTctggcagctccagcttttTCCACccccttccagcccagctgtAAATGGATTTCACCTTTTCCATCCCAAGTTTAAACTCCTGATAATCTCCCCTAGGGGTGTCCATAAAATTTCGGGAGCTCGGCCATCTCCACTCCCTGGATAAGCCCGGATAAACTCCAAAAAAGGTTCCAGCACTAAAAACATGGACAATCAATATTCCCCAGCAGGAATTTGGGTGTCAGCAGAGCGATTTtcctctgtgtccccatcccgcCGCTGGGACTCCCGGGAAGCGCCTCTGGCGCTCCCACTCCTCCCGCAGCCGATGTGGATGCACGGATTTATCCCCAGGAGCCAGAGGAGCCCCCCGGGAATGGGAGAAACAGCTCGGGAAGCTCGCACGGGAAGATCCCTATGGAAGGAATAGACGGAGAAATCCAAATCCCGCGGGAGCAGCGGCTTCCCACTCCCTGGAATGTGCCCGCGCGAAGTCACCTGTTGGTCCAGCTTTTAGCTGGGATAATAAAATCTGGATTTCCTGCTTTCCCGGAGCCAGAATTCCCGCTGTGTTCCATCGGGATCcagccgggctgggctgggtgctTTTCCTGGCCACAGCTGCGATCCGGGGGCCGGGACGCAATTCCCGCATCTCCCCGAGCGCAGGGATGCGGGTCCCGCGTTCTGCCAGCCGCGGGGGCTGGAAAAGCGCTGGGAAAGCGCTGGGAAAAGGGAACTTTTAACCCGACTGGAAGGGGAATCCCACCTGGATGGGCCGCGGGGGGACAGGGAAAGCTTCATCCCGGCCGCTGCCCGCTCCCCTCCGCCGCATCCCGGGACTCGCGGgcgggagggaagggaaaggggaaagagaaggagggggagaagggaaagggaagggaagcgGACGGAATAAGGAGCCCAGACCTGTTGCCATCAGAGCACGCTTTACTTCGGCAGCCGCGGGCGGCGGGACGGGACCGGgatgggccgggccgggccgggcggctCCGGCCACCCCGAGCATCTCCCGACCTCCGGCGTGCCGGGATCCGTCGGcctgatggtttttttttccgGAAGAAAAGCTCGGAGCCGAGCCCGGGAGGGCTGCGGGCGGTCAGCCCTGGGCTCAGCGCTGCGGTCAGTACGGCCCCACCACCACCGCCTCCACCTCCTTGGACGGGCGGCGCTCCTTGACCAGAAAGTTGATCATGCCCTCGGACTTGATGAGGAGGTTGCAGCCGAGGAAGAAGATGCCGAACACCACGGTGAGGGCCAGCACGCACATGACGGCGATCTGCACCACTCGCATGATGTACAGGCTGCGCTCGTCCCCCGCCGCGCCGCTGCCGTCGGTCACCACGGAGGCGGCGGTGCAGCAGCGCAGCGCCCGCTCCAGCTCCAGCGCCGCGCCCCCGGCCCCCGCCAgcagccccgccgccgccgaggAGCCGTTCATCCCTCCGGGAATCCCCAGAGAGCCGTTCATCCCTCCGGGAATCCCCAGCGAGCCGTTCGTCCCCGCCGGGAGCCCCGCCGAGGAGCCGTTCATCCCTCCCGGcagctccgccgccgccgccgccgcatGCAGGCGgcccgagccgggccgggcggagccGTGCCGAACCCAGGCGAGCCCAGCtgggccgggccgagccgcgCCGagcccaggtgagctcagccTGGATGCTCCGCGCTGCTCCGAGCCCGCGGAGCCGCCGCGCTGCCCGCCCGGCACCGCCCGatccgctccgctccgccccgcGGGGCAGCCGGGGAGGGACcgggatgggatggcatgggatgggatgggatgggatgggagagggaggggagaaggcttggggatggatggacggagggagggagggatggagggatggatggagggagggagaggagagtggctggggagggaggggcagaagggaggggagagaggagggggagagggTTTGAAGGgtgaggcagggagagaagggagtgGAGAAGGTTTGGGGATTTAGGGAGGGAGGGTTCggatggggagaagggagaagaagggtttggggatggagagagggaaaagggaggggagaaaggttggagggatggaggggagggatgggaaagggtcagggaggggaacgggaaggagggaggggttttgggggcaCAGAGGAGAGGTCGGCGGGGGAAGGGGTCGGGAAGGGGAGCGGCTTTGAGGGAGATCTTTGGGATTCGGAGTGGGGGGATCAGGAAAAGGGGGAGGGCGGCGTTGttgggaagagggaagagggtCCGGCTTGGAAAAGGGTCGGGAAGGAGAGCGGGTTTGGGAAGGAGCGAGGGGGCGTGGGGAAAGGGGTTGGGGGCACAGcggggctgggagggggctTTGGTGTGCGGCgagaggaggatttgggggtcaGGAGAATGGGATTGGGGGCTTGGAGAGATGGGATGGGGCAAGGAGGGGATGAGAGGGGCGTTTAGGGAATGGGTTTTGAGGGGAGAAGTTGGGACGGGGATGAGGCTTTGGGGGAATGGGggagcaggatttttttttttttttctttcccggTGGGATTTGTGCAGGGTTTTGGCAAACGGGTTTCAAGGATGAACTTTCCTGAGGGAGGGGTCTTTGGGGGGTGCCTCTGAGGGAATGGGGTTTGGGAGTGCTTTTAGGGGAACTCGCAGAGATCAGATTTGGTGGGAGTGGGATTTCCCAGGAGGGTTTTAGCGGGAGcgagctctgggctctgcattCCCAGAaaagtgtggggttttttgggaaaacACCTTTTGGAGGAGGTTTCTGTGGGGAgggccagccctgggagctgtgggaagagCCAGGGAATCCCTTTGGGGCCCTGTGGGCTCAGGTGGTTGAATCCCcccattcccaaaattcccccagcTCTGTTTTCATGGAAGATCCAGCTCCAAGTGTTTTGGAGCCCTCCCGTGTGTGCCGGGGAGGTGACAAAGGCGTGGTGGCAGCCGGGTGTGACACCGGGGTCTGCGCACCCCTGGATCGCACCGCCCATCCCTGCGGATTCCAACTCTTCCCAAATACCTGGAATTGTTGGGAATTCTTGTCCTACCCAGCTCAGGGGAGCGCCCAGCCTGGCGCTGCTCCTTCGACCATTCATTCCCACGATTTTGGAGGTTTGGGAATAACTGgagggtggcagcagctcccggcAGGCAGAGCCATGGGTTGGCTGTATCCCGACATTCCagctcctggaattcccagggatgggcagcacaGCCAGTCCCGAGCTGCGGCCCAGCCGTGACTTGGGAGATTTCCTGGAGGAGAATGtggatgcagggctgggagcggCGGCCGAGCTTAACCCTGCGCTGTCCTTCCCGAGTGGAGATGGGATCACCCCAAACATCCCCAGGGATCCGTGTGTGGAACTGGGATCACCCCAAACATCCCCAGGGATCCAtgtgggatcagtgggatcagtgGAATCCATGTGGGATCAGTGGGgtgggacaatccctgcccacAGGCCGTGCTGTGGCCCTGGGGCCTGTGGGGATTTCCTGGGATGCTCCTCATGGGAATGAAGCAGTGGAGGCCAAGGCCTGGAGAAGGGATGTTTTCCAAACCCCTTCCAGCTGGATTGTCCTGCTGGGACTCACAGCTGGGGGAATTTTGGACTCGATGACCTTGGGGAGCTTTTCCAAGGAAGCCATTCCATGGTTCCATGAAGGATTGGCTCCTGGAtgtcccctgtgcccctgtcctgttccccgggtccccctcactgcccccccctccccgctccctcatcccatgggaacattttgttttccccctgGAAGGAAAAGATGGGATGGATTGGAACGAGCCAAGGCCGTGCTGGCAGTTCCGGCAGCCAGGGAAAAGCTGGAAGAGCTCTTGGAACTGTGCACAATTCCCGTTTGGATTCTGTCCCTTCTCGTGGGCCCAGCTCTGTCCTTGAGCTCTTCACCTCCCAGCTCTTGGCAACTCCGCGGGAAAATGCTTCCAGCCCTAAATTATGGCAGGAAAGATCCTATCCCTGAATTAGGATGGAAACAACACCATCCCTCAGTTAGGATAGGAGCAATCCCATCCCTCAGTTGCGGCAGGAAAAATCCCATCCCTCAACTGGGACAAGAAGAGTCCAATCCCTAAATTCTGAGAGGAGCAATTGGAAGCAGGAAGGCTTCTGTTCCCTCCTCCTGTGTCCcacccatcccattcccattcccccatccctgtcccacacatcccattcccattcccccatccctgtcccacacatcccagtcccattcctgatTCCCGGTGTCCCACTCGGCCCCGTATCCCGGActgcggagcggggccgggatTGCCGGGAGAGCAGTGACACCTAGTGACACTCGGGATATCGGGATGCAGGCACCGGGATATCGGGATGCAGGCACCGGGATACGGGTTCCGGGCAGCCCCTTCTCCACCGCTTCCCTTCCCCAGGAACACAAACCCCATTCCCGAAATCCCAGCAGCACCGGGACTCGCTGTCACTGCAGAGCTCCGCTCTCTTCCTTGAGCTTCAGTTTCCCGGGAATTCCGTGGCTGGAATCTCAGAccatgggatggtttggggctgggagggactttaaatcccgtcccgtcccacttttccatggacagggacacctcccactatcccaggctggcagggacctCCTGCAGCCGACTCACCTCCCTCTGGGAATAATCCCGGGAATCCCAGTGCCTGAGAAAAGCCTGGGAATCTCCATAGGGAAATTTTAGAGCCCTGGCAGCTTtgatttttccctattttttttcccctacatttTCACTTTGGTTGTGATCGGAAGTTGTTCTGTTCTGAGTAGGCTAACGCACacaaaaattgggaaaatttaATTTGGGAAAGGATTGTGCCAGGATCACTTTAGGATCCAGCTGGGAATCCACACTGCCAGCAGGGCCAACATCCCACTCCAGGATCCTCCTTTTTTGGGATATAAAAATTCCCTGCTTGGTTCTGCTCTGGTTATGAAAGTGGGATAAGCAGGAATGAAAGGGAAACAATTCCATGGATCCgtgggatgtggagctgctgagccACTCCAGAAGCCATGGAGACATTCCAGGGGCTggatccaggctgggagagctgggaatggtcacctggagaagggaaggatccagggagagcttccAGAAcattccaggagagctggagagggatttgggataagGGGTGGaaggacagggcacagggatggatgggatattggggtACTGGGATATCGGGATATTGTacaggaattcctggctgggagggtggggaggggctgggatggaattcccagaggagctctggGCCTTTTGCAATTCCAGGAAGGATCCTTGGAAATGCAATCCTGGTTTGAGGTCACCGTTATCAGTTTCATACCCACAAATTCCCGTTATTATCAGACATCCAATCAAGATGGATTTTTTAAGCTTCCCAAAACTTCGGGATCATGGGATAATGTGGGAAGCTCTGGtcccattcccagagcagcagtgatggagttTTATACAGAGAACAATAAAAATTCCAATTAAATTCTAATTAAACAACATTGAAAATGAATCTGCCAGCGCCATTCcatcctttttttctggaaaatggaACAGATTTCCTTAGGAATGGAATCATTTTCCTGGAGAACAGAACAGATGTCCTTGGGAATGGAACAGATTTCCTGGAGAACAGAACAGATTTCCTTGGGAACGGTGCTCATCCACATCTGCCACGGATAAGGAATGAAGGACTGGCTTTGTCTGAGTGCTTTAGGAGGGTGGAGTTGTCTCtttctttgggatttgggaatgaaatcccaaatccaggtgCAGGGATCAGCTCTTCCCACCCCCTGGATATCAGATCCAGGTGTCCCGGGTTGGGAAGAGCCTTGGGGAAAACGGGAAAATGAGCCTGGGGGGGGTTGAGCCTGGCTTAGATCAGGCAAAGCTCTGAGTTAGGCTGGGTTTTGCTCCTGGCCCAGGAGATCCTGGAGCTGAATTCCTGTTAGTGCAACGGGAAAGGAAAGGTGGGATCCATGGATCGAttaagaattaattattttaattaattaatatttattaattagtagcaattgttttttaattaatttaatgttgGAATGGGGTAGGAGAGGCTCTTTGGGCTCTCGGGGGGAATTTCCAGGCCCTGATCCAGGCTTTTTtccaggagggagctgggatgagcCCAAGGAGCTGCTAATGCTTCCCAAATCCAGCAAAACCTCTCAgctggttgttttttgttttgttttttttttttttgggaacagTTGGATTTTGAGCAGGGAATTCCAGAAAACCTCTGGAGCAGTGGTCTATGGATTTTCCCCAGTCTCCTGcctttattccttttatttttccatttcctggaaatttgggaaaagggGATAATGGTGACTCCATAGGGAATTCAGGAACCTCCTCAGGTGCAAACATGGCTCTTTCCCATCTGTTTTCCGCATGTTTTGAGCATTTAAATTAAAGTTAAAATGTACAAAGAATGTTTCcccatatttattttgtttccccatatttattttgtttccccatatttattttgtttccccatatttattttgtttccccaTATTTATTTCGTTTCCCCATATTTATTTCGTTTCCCCATATTTATTTCGTTTCCCCATATTTATTTCGTTTCCCcaatattatttatttcccCCATatttatttccccctttttattttccctatcattttccatattttttttttcctttttaaaacttccccccccaccccgtaTTTTCATTTGTAAATGTTTTCAAATCTCCAGATGGGAATTTCTTtttgggagagaggaggaaaaaaaatccaagggaATAtgagggaaaggggaggaaCTTTTCCAAGGCTTGGATATCTCCCCTCTCcccattttctgctttgttgtGGATTGGCCATGGATTCACTCAGatctgaaaaattaatgaatCCTAAATGCTGGAATTATGTTGGAGCCTGGCATGTGGGAATCTGGGATTAGAGGAAAAGTTTTGGGACTGCCAGGCttaaaaattagcatttttaattaacatttccCAACTAATCTTGGAGTTTATTGTTCCTTCCTTGCTTTTTCCAAAGGCTCCATGGAATTTTCTTGCACACAGTTAAAAgggaaatttttggggaatatttaaaatattttacgGTTTCCTGGAAGTTTCTAATTCTAGCAAAACTCGGATTTTTGGTTTCTGTACAAAGTCCATTCCCATCTTCATGCACCCAAGACTTTTTTAGGTGGGAATTTCTTTTCCCAGCtaaaacttttcttttctttcctggaaaaaCCAGGAATTTAAAGATCCCTTTGCTTCCAGACACGGAAGTGATATCCTGGTTCttgcatcccaaaatcccagaatgttTTAGAAGGGCCCTCAAAGCTCAGCCCATTCCAGAGTTTTTCCAAACCTTTCCATAAACACACCAAAaggattttcctgctgctcttccaaaAGGGTGGAATTAGGATTAAATTTCTGGTTCCATCCCagaattttgctgcttttccctgattttggggATGGTTTGCATGGTGCTGGACTCCCCGGGCTGTGGGGTTTCCGTGgattggggttggagcagagCCCTTCCCATGAGGATTGGTCTGAGAGGGAAGGGATGCTCTGATTTCCATTCCTGCATtcccaggaaaggctgaatGCTGGGCACGGCCGGAGCTGCAATGCAGAGAAATCCCTGGATTGTCCtcagggatgcagggaatgCATGAATGCAGGTGTTGCAGGGAATGTGGGGAATGCAGGTGATGCAGGGAATGCAGGTGATGCAGGGAATACTGGAATCAGGAATGCAGGAATCAGGAATGCTGGAATGCAGGGATCAGGGAATGCAGGAATCAGGAATCAGGGAATGCTGGATGCAGGGAATGCAGGAATTAGGGAATGCTGGGTATGCAGGGAATGCAGGAGTCAGGGAATGAAGGGAATGCTGGATGCAGGGAATGCTGGAATGCAGGAATCAGGGAATGCAGGAATGCAGGGAATGCTGGAATCAGGGAATACAGGAATAAGGGAACGCTGGAATCCCAGCTTTCCCCAGgaaaatatatatgaaatatataaaatatacatatgaaatatatactatattaaaatatataaaaatggttttattcATTAGTTTTTAGGGGACAAATGtttcaattaattatttttaagggaaaagtTTTTATTGCTTATAGTTTTAAGGgggaaacattttaaatatattttttaaatgcttttgttgCTTCTCTTTTGGATGAGGAACATCCAATATAGAATTTATTCCATCTGGAAtttggagccaggctgggagagctgggaatgttcccctggagaagggaaggatgcagagagagaaggatggagagcttccagcacattccagggcctgaaggggctccaggagagctggagagggactggggacaagggatggagggacaggacacagggaatggctcccactgccagagggcagggatgggtgggatactgggaattgggaattcctggctgggatggaattcccagagaagctgtgcctgcccctggatccctggattgtccaagaccaggttggaaTAACCTGGGACagcgggaggtgtccctgatggattgggatgggatttaatgctctttccatcccaaaccattctgggatttatCCATTAATCCCTGGCAGAAACGCTCCTGTCTGGGATTCATCTTCCTTGCTCCTCCTGCACAAAGAGATGAGCAGCTCTCACCTTTTGATTTCCTTTCCCAGAGAGTGAGTTTCtctcaaaagaaaaagtcaGGAAATTCCACCCAAATGCCAGCAGGAGAGGTGGAGGCCCTGGGATTGAAGGATGTGAATCGGGAACGGGCCCCGGGGATGGGAACGGGCCCCGGGGATGGGAACGGGCCCCGGGGATGGGAACGCTGCTCTGGTGTGTGCCTGGGATCACCAGCTCTGCTTCAGTGCTCgtgcctgccctgctcccctcgGCATTCCCTGTGCTTCCCTCGGTGCCTCCAGCCTTCCCTTGCTCCTCTCGGTATCCCA comes from the Cinclus cinclus chromosome 9, bCinCin1.1, whole genome shotgun sequence genome and includes:
- the RPRM gene encoding protein reprimo is translated as MNGSSAGLPAGTNGSLGIPGGMNGSLGIPGGMNGSSAAAGLLAGAGGAALELERALRCCTAASVVTDGSGAAGDERSLYIMRVVQIAVMCVLALTVVFGIFFLGCNLLIKSEGMINFLVKERRPSKEVEAVVVGPY